From Plasmodium brasilianum strain Bolivian I chromosome 5, whole genome shotgun sequence, the proteins below share one genomic window:
- a CDS encoding protein disulfide-isomerase yields the protein MNNAKYISFFLFLIFVVLQKRAYSHDDLFNENVKILHTSELSKFITDNDIVLVMFYAPWCGHCKRLIPEYNEAANILLEKKSEIKLASVDATTESGLAQEYGITGYPTLILFNKKVRVNYGGGRTAQSIVDWLLQMTGPVFTEITGNIEDELKEKKPSVAFYYEYKSKDDELYKKFNEVGDKNREIAKFFVKKNDKHNKIYCYRKDEKKVEYDENTDLSEFVSTESFPLFGEINTENYRFYAESPKELVWVCATIEQYNEIKEEVRLAAAELRNKTHFVLLNIPEYADHAKASLGLSEFPGLAYQSSEGRYILTNPKESLRNHKAIIAFFKDVEAGKIEKSLKSEPIPEDDKNAPVKVVVGNSFVDVVLKSGKDVLIEIYAPWCGHCKKLEPVYEDLGRKLKKYDSIIIAKMDGTLNETPIKDFEWSGFPTIYFVKAGTKVPLPYEGERSLKGFVDFLNKHATNTPISVEGVPEFEDGTTEEL from the exons atgaataatgcaaagtatatttccttttttttatttttaattttcgtTGTTTTGCAAAAACGTGCCTATTCTCATGATGATCTTTTTAATGAGAACGTGAAAATTTTACATACTAGCGAACTAAGCAAGTTTATAACAGATAATGACATTGTTTTGGTCATGTTCTACGCACCATG GTGTGGACATTGTAAAAGGCTAATTCCAGAATACAACGAGGCAGCAAATATATTGTTAGAAAAGAAAAGCGAAATAAAATTAGCGAGCGTAGATGCAACGACAGAGAGTGGACTAGCCCAAGAATATGGAATAACTGGTTATCCCACTTTGATTCTATTCAATAAGAAAGTTAGAGTAAATTATGGAGGAGGTAGAACAGCGCAATCAATCGTAGATTGGTTATTACAAATGACAGGTCCAGTGTTTACAGAAATAACAGGAAATATAGAAGACGagttaaaggaaaaaaaaccCTCTGTTGCCTTTTACTATGAATATAAATCGAAAGATGATgaactatataaaaaatttaatgagGTAGGTGACAAAAATCGTGAAATTgctaaattttttgttaagaaaaatgataaacataataaaatttattgttacaggaaagatgaaaaaaaagtagaataTGATGAAAACACCGATTTATCTGAGTTTGTTTCAACAGAATCCTTTCCATTATTTGGTGAGATAAATACTGAAAATTATCGATTTTATGCAGAGAGTCCGAAAGAATTAGTATGGGTTTGTGCTACGATTGAACAGTATAATGAGATAAAAGAAGAAGTACGTTTAGCTGCAGCAgaattaagaaataaaacacattttgttttattaaatattcctGAATATGCAGATCATGCTAAGGCATCATTAGGCTTAAGTGAATTTCCCGGTTTAGCATATCAATCGAGTGAAggaagatatatattaacaaaccCTAAGGAATCTTTACGTAATCATAAAGCAATTATAGCCTTTTTTAAAGATGTAGAAGCAgggaaaattgaaaaatctCTTAAATCAGAGCCCATACCAgaagatgataaaaatgCACCCGTTAAAGTAGTGGTAGGGAATTCATTTGTAGATGTAGTTTTAAAAAGTGGAAAAGACGTACTAATTGAAATATATGCACCTTGGTGTGGACATTGCAAAAAATTAGAGCCTGTTTATGAAGATCTTGGTAGAAAGTTAAAGAAATATGATTCCATAATTATTGCAAAAATGGATGGTACTCTAAACGAAACACCAATTAAAGATTTCGAATGGTCAGGTTTCCCAACCATCTATTTTGTAAAAGCAGGAACTAAAGTTCCTTTGCCTTATGAGGGTGAAAGGTCCCTAAAAGGATTCGTagactttttaaataaacatgCTACCAACACACCTATTTCTGTTGAAGGGGTTCCTGAATTTGAAGATGGAACTACAGAAGAATTGTAA
- a CDS encoding rhomboid protease ROM3: MFNRRGSSSTFSSKNYLLLKMYHIKSYSFKTHKIAICGKAKCREQCRFFHNATYLEDLKMYDLNFIERVKTDSKERYKEGETYGNVQENSANVELKRGYSQCSRDVIPKDCKYDIYGKHEKYGKYCKDGEEEDDPKYKESPSSSNPNEVQKNRETIKNKLIYELLTGKENKSERIYYLLEFLSNEKCNNNNNFSTLFMITKMYKNVIMKNDKARCSNTKIINYVKESINFVTHYYRYHDYLFKCFELLCIFNISDIKLYQKVLYLILKHSTNEETNIISCYYIIKHLYSKKLYNKLIGNLLAKYLMRKSFFNFLEKQNCVKSSFLIFLNYIIHSNVYIISHDVLQKYVHYFSDVILVKHLEYKNVSNVNELIEFQNILLTCNFYNDKLNSLIKKYIQTFLNTIISPSDMLLLSSNLLLSFTRNDHILIFPNKKCPNYFSEIPSEGEKMINNVTQFNQNYRNFLCMKTLANTVVRTNDNYISNVNTNTNLDYILRYFVLSSYCHFTLFSNWWSDTSIYWKLKKKKKKKTILRERLPYKNHLREKITHLLNVILYKYKYSKKASQNNVEQEEQNALLEDQQERKNIEEENELQLLRYKYVPYLFKSLVRISIFNTNLIRSEPIILLFENLFLDCVNAYITNYEMERGKNYMNTDNSAKKSDQRKLGPSITYTNCTNNEISNIVYRLIKTHEQSDLLENYNLSLYEISSICECSFLLKYLQEKEMENMEVRFTLNTSVDIFEKTLYMFLDKISIKCMNTKLNHFILNRHYLHNILLHEYVNYGNAFFKYYLLLRVILPLLFSDSLSECLSVTRRTLVHIMSFLFVSKLSSFSSLRDDINETAFDISRSHNSNSNINSNNNNTSNNANDNTINTNSSSNSIILNNYVKWENSIISINNQRRIRKKTKTKRFLLDFIYAGELMRPTSIYIMCLFQITKYDDMYDYFLRDVLKTDYITPENKTEFSIFINKLSASTNVSIRRILNDNRKKKKKKYKKPNTQVHTAY, from the coding sequence atgtttaatagAAGAGGCTCATCAAGTACATTTTCTAGTAAAAATTACTTgctattaaaaatgtatcaCATAAAATCATATAGCTTTAAAACTCATAAAATAGCCATTTGTGGTAAAGCCAAATGCAGAGAACAATGTCGCTTTTTTCATAATGCAACTTATTTGGAAGacttaaaaatgtatgattTAAACTTCATTGAACGAGTAAAAACTGATAGCAAAGAAAGGTACAAAGAAGGTGAGACATATGGTAACGTGCAGGAGAATTCTGCAAATGTAGAGTTGAAAAGGGGGTACTCACAATGTAGTAGGGATGTAATACCTAAAGACtgtaaatatgatatatatggtaaacatgaaaaatatggTAAATATTGTAAAGATGGCGAAGAAGAGGACGACCCAAAGTACAAAGAATCCCCTTCCAGTAGTAACCCTAATGAGGTTCAAAAAAATCGAGAAACAATCAAGAATAAACTAATATATGAACTATTAACCgggaaagaaaataaaagtgaAAGAATCTACTACCTTTTAGAATTCCtatcaaatgaaaaatgtaacaataataacaactTCTCTACCCTTTTTATGAtaacaaaaatgtataaaaatgtaattatgaaaaatgatAAGGCTCGTTGTTCTAACACCAAAATTATAAACTATGTTAAAGAAAGTATAAATTTTGTAACACATTATTATAGGTATCATGATTACTTATTTAAATGCTTTGAACTtctatgtatatttaatataagcGATATTAAACTATATCAGAAAGTCCTTTACCTAATCCTCAAGCATTCAACTAATGAAGAgacaaatattatttcatgctattatattattaaacatttatatagtAAGAAGttatacaataaattaattGGTAACTTGTTAGCTAAATATCTTATGAGAAAatcatttttcaattttttggaaaaacaaaattgtgTAAAATCTagctttttaatatttttgaattatatcATCCACTctaatgtgtatataatatcTCATGATGTTTTACAgaaatatgtacattattttaGTGATGTAATATTAGTGAAACActtagaatataaaaatgtaagtaATGTGAATGAATTAATAGAATTtcagaatatattattaacatgcAATTTCTATAATGACAAATTAAATTCAttgattaaaaaatatatacagacatttttaaataccATAATAAGTCCATCTGATATGCTACTACTCTCATCAAACTTGTTGCTTAGTTTTACAAGAAATGAtcatattttgatttttccaAATAAGAAATGTCCAAATTATTTTAGCGAAATACCATCAGAGGgagaaaaaatgattaataaTGTTACACAATTTAATCAGAATTAcagaaattttttatgtatgaaGACCCTTGCAAATACAGTTGTTAGAACTAATGACAACTACATTTCAAATGTTAATACAAACACTAACCTAGATTATATTCTAagatattttgtattatctTCATATTGTCATTTTACCCTATTCTCCAATTGGTGGTCTGACACTTCTATATAttggaaattaaaaaaaaaaaaaaaaaaaaaaaccattTTAAGGGAAAGATTACCATATAAAAATCATttaagggaaaaaattaCGCATCTTTTAAATGTTATACTATACAAGTATAAATATTCTAAAAAAGCTAGCCAAAATAATGTAGAACAAGAGGAACAAAATGCACTTTTGGAGGACCAacaagaaagaaaaaatatagaggAAGAAAACGAGTTACAGTTACTTAGATATAAATACGTACCATATTTATTCAAATCACTTGTTCGAATATCGATATTTAACACCAATTTGATACGAAGCGAACCtattattctattattcgaaaatttatttttagattGTGTTAATGCTTATATAACGAACTATGAAATGGAAAGggggaaaaattatatgaacacTGATAACTCTGCAAAAAAAAGTGACCAGAGAAAATTGGGACCCTCTATCACGTATACTAATTGTACTAATAATGAGATATCAAATATTGTGTACAGGTTAATAAAAACACATGAACAGTCAGATTtattagaaaattataaCCTTAGCCTATATGAAATAAGTTCTATATGTGAGTGTTCTTttcttttgaaatatttGCAAGAAAAGGAAATGGAAAATATGGAAGTAAGATTTACTCTAAACACTTCTGTtgatatatttgaaaaaacgCTATACATGTTTTTAGATAAAATTAgtataaaatgtatgaatACAAAACTGAATCATTTTATCTTAAATAGACACTATTTACACAATATCTTATTGCATGAGTACGTAAATTATGGaaatgctttttttaaatactatTTGTTGTTAAGAGTAATTCTACCTCTACTGTTTAGTGATTCCCTCTCAGAATGTTTAAGTGTAACCAGAAGAACTCTTGTTCATATCATGTCTTTCTTATTTGTCTCTAAATTATCAAGCTTCTCTTCGCTTAGAGATGATATAAACGAAACAGCTTTCGACATCAGCAGAAGCCACAACAGCAATAGCAACATCAATagcaacaacaacaacaccAGCAATAACGCCAACGATAACACCATCAACactaatagtagtagtaatagtatcattttaaataattatgtcaAATGGGAAAATTCTATCATATCTATAAACAATCAAAGAAGAATAAGAAAGAAAACGAAAACAAAAAGATTCTTATTGGATTTCATATACGCTGGAGAGTTAATGAGACCTACTTCCATATACATTATGTGCTTATTTCAGATAACTAAGTATGATGATATGTacgattattttttaagagaTGTTTTAAAAACTGATTATATCACTCctgaaaataaaacagagttttcaatttttataaataagttGAGTGCCTCAACAAATGTGAGTATTAGGAGAATTCTTAATgataacagaaaaaaaaaaaaaaagaaatacaaaaaacCTAATACTCAAGTTCACACGGCATATTAA
- a CDS encoding rhomboid protease ROM3: MLRRDWENEEIAHLSPETIELIDSNSKNKFYDILFPEISLNKIIVWISFFQIIIYIISCLLSENLALPNVQILMFLGATYGPSIKQGELWRLVFPIFLHANWWHLIINIICILNLGLVIESKYKSSKFLLIYFLSGLTGNVLTTICNPCQLAVGASTSGFGLIGCSILEIFLAWKNLSKKAKKYYIFNICVFLIFFLFVSFSPTVDFFGHIGGFLCGAFLACHFNKFVGYDLYRQKN; encoded by the exons atgttAAGAAGAGATTgggaaaatgaagaaatcgCTCATTTGTCACCTGAAACTATTGAATTGATTGATAGCAACTcaaagaataaattttatgatattttgTTTCCTGAAATATCTCTAAATAA AATAATCGTATGGATTAGTTTTTtccaaataataatttatataataagttGTTTATTGAGCGAAAACTTAGCATTGCCAAATGTGCAGATCTTGATGTTTCTTGGTGCTACTTACGGCCCGTCTATTAA GCAAGGAGAATTGTGGAGATTGGTGTTTCCCATATTTTTACATGCGAATTGGTggcatttaattataaatattatatgcatattaaaTTTAGGTTTAGTAATtgaaagtaaatataaatcaaGCAAGTttctgttaatatattttttgtctGGTTTAACAGGGAATGTGTTAACTACAATATGTAACCCTTGCCAGCTTGCTGTTGGCGCATCAACTAGTGGGTTTGGGTTAATTGGTTGTTcaattttagaaatattcTTGGCTTGGAAAAATTTATCGAAGAAGgcaaaaaagtattatattttcaatatatgcgtttttttaatattctttttatttgttagTTTTTCTCCGACTGTTGATTTTTTTGGCCATATAGGGGGTTTCTTGTGTGGGGCCTTTTTGGCCTGCCACTTCAACAAGTTTGTGGGATATGACTTGTACAGACaaaaaaactga